The following are encoded in a window of Mycobacterium sp. ELW1 genomic DNA:
- the dmpG gene encoding 4-hydroxy-2-oxovalerate aldolase translates to MSSEVWFDASWDVRMTDTSLRDGSHHKRHQFTLAEVGAIVAALDNAGVPVIEVTHGDGLGGSSFNYGFSKTPEQELIKLAAETAKEAKIAFLMLPGVGTKEDIKEAQNNGGSICRIATHCTEADVSIQHFGLARELGLETVGFLMMSHTISPEKLAAQARIMADAGCQCVYVVDSAGALVLEGVADRVAALVAELGDDAQVGFHGHENLGLGVANSVEAVRAGAKQIDGSCRRFGAGAGNAPVEALVGVFDKIGVKTGIDFFEIADAAEEVVAPAMPAECLLDRNALVMGYAGVYSSFLKHAVRQGERYGVPAHELLLRVGQRKLIGGQEDQLIDIALEIKREQEAASSS, encoded by the coding sequence ATGAGCTCTGAAGTTTGGTTCGACGCGAGCTGGGACGTCCGGATGACGGACACCTCGCTGCGCGACGGCAGCCACCACAAGCGCCATCAGTTCACTCTCGCCGAGGTCGGTGCCATCGTCGCCGCGCTCGATAACGCAGGCGTCCCGGTCATCGAGGTGACCCACGGTGACGGGCTGGGCGGCTCGAGCTTCAACTACGGGTTCTCCAAGACCCCCGAGCAGGAGCTGATCAAGCTCGCCGCCGAGACGGCCAAGGAAGCCAAGATCGCCTTCCTCATGCTGCCCGGTGTGGGCACCAAGGAAGACATCAAGGAGGCGCAGAACAACGGCGGCTCGATCTGCCGGATCGCCACCCACTGCACCGAGGCCGACGTGTCGATCCAGCACTTCGGGCTGGCCCGCGAGCTGGGGCTGGAGACCGTCGGGTTCCTGATGATGAGCCACACCATCTCTCCGGAGAAGCTTGCCGCGCAGGCGCGCATCATGGCCGATGCCGGCTGCCAGTGCGTCTATGTGGTGGATTCCGCCGGCGCGCTGGTGCTCGAAGGCGTGGCCGACCGGGTGGCCGCGCTGGTCGCCGAGCTCGGTGACGACGCTCAAGTCGGTTTTCATGGCCACGAGAATCTCGGCCTCGGCGTGGCCAACTCGGTCGAAGCCGTCCGCGCGGGCGCCAAGCAGATCGACGGGTCCTGCCGACGCTTCGGCGCCGGTGCCGGCAACGCGCCGGTCGAGGCGCTGGTCGGGGTGTTCGACAAGATCGGCGTCAAGACCGGTATCGACTTCTTCGAGATCGCCGACGCCGCCGAAGAGGTCGTCGCGCCCGCCATGCCGGCAGAGTGCCTGCTGGACCGCAACGCGCTGGTGATGGGTTACGCCGGGGTGTACTCCAGCTTCCTCAAGCACGCGGTTCGTCAGGGCGAGCGCTACGGCGTGCCCGCCCATGAGCTGTTGCTCCGCGTCGGCCAGCGCAAGCTGATCGGCGGCCAGGAGGATCAGCTGATCGACATCGCGCTGGAGATCAAGCGCGAGCAGGAAGCCGCCTCCTCTTCGTAA
- a CDS encoding PQQ-dependent sugar dehydrogenase: protein MALGIGMGLGYGTPTAWADDSTSSSPPRADSGTGHSAGSARSHGTGSARRGQGHPATPAGVVPPRVRTGQTASAATTPGRMSARTVPAAAQTGEPGTASLAFGPGLDDTGHSGKPTSTAPSPGNPLANLLQPVKVCACKLVMRVLETIGKAVGGEQSGGGPALPPVDNPVLAAVAEFARRGINQILAIPPIAHAVAVVNKQLALVLDRLTFASQDLIRCANPVQSQPLPADLDRTTITSGLDQPTDFQFLPDGRILILQRDGSLKIAPNTDGATAVKVGQIQPSDAFELDPDFVHNGYLYTTYNSTDSHARLSRFTMVNDTVDPKSEKVLIDSVQTGSMHQGNTMAFGPDGKIYFAMGDDSLNTNGQDLSNIFGKILRINPDGTIPQDNPFYNTPGARQEIYALGMRNPFRMTFTPTGQLLVGDVGDESWEELNNVVAGGNYGWPVQEGPCTSCAYDNPVYAYPHTPPPGRAGSITSVIVYTGTALPAEYQNKVFVADYTLHWLKALTFDSTYTNVIGEQLLDTDAGTTVQMRQGPDGNLYQLNIYPGELYRIAASGGNRAPTAVLTATPTNGYSPLSVQFSSAGSSDPDPGTTLSYNWDFGDGGTSAAANPVRTYNTDGSYTVTLTVSDGQRTNTASQKVVVGSTPPDVQILTPINDSHYNAGDVISFSATATDAEDGALPDSAYNWRVIFHHADHIHPYVDSVVGPSGTVSLATNEHNVATTWYEISLTVTDSSGLSTTKTVNIKPNLVTLTFTSNDPAAVYTIDGIPHTGTFSQQAVVGVVRHLDAGSPQTVVDGQLIFNRWSDGLSQQHEISTPGGDSTYTVYFDKTPSSV from the coding sequence GTGGCCCTGGGGATCGGCATGGGATTGGGCTACGGCACGCCCACCGCCTGGGCCGACGACTCCACGTCGAGTTCACCACCACGAGCTGACAGCGGAACAGGGCACAGCGCCGGCAGCGCGCGCTCCCACGGCACCGGCTCGGCCCGCCGCGGGCAAGGGCACCCCGCCACGCCCGCCGGCGTGGTGCCGCCGCGCGTGCGCACCGGCCAAACAGCCTCGGCGGCAACCACTCCAGGGCGGATGTCAGCCCGCACGGTGCCGGCGGCCGCGCAGACCGGGGAACCCGGCACGGCCTCGTTGGCGTTCGGGCCCGGCCTCGATGACACCGGGCACAGCGGAAAGCCGACGTCGACGGCACCGTCACCGGGCAACCCTTTGGCCAATCTGCTTCAGCCGGTGAAGGTTTGCGCGTGCAAGCTCGTCATGCGAGTGCTCGAGACCATTGGCAAGGCCGTCGGCGGCGAGCAGAGTGGTGGCGGTCCCGCCTTGCCACCAGTCGATAATCCGGTGTTGGCGGCCGTTGCCGAGTTCGCGCGCCGTGGCATCAACCAGATCCTTGCCATCCCGCCGATCGCCCATGCCGTTGCGGTCGTCAACAAACAGCTCGCACTCGTGCTCGACCGGCTCACCTTCGCCTCGCAAGACCTGATTCGGTGCGCCAACCCCGTTCAATCCCAGCCACTTCCAGCCGACCTGGACCGCACCACGATCACCTCCGGGCTGGATCAGCCGACTGACTTCCAGTTCCTTCCGGACGGCCGCATCCTGATTCTGCAGCGCGACGGCTCGCTCAAGATCGCCCCCAACACCGACGGCGCGACCGCCGTCAAAGTCGGTCAGATCCAGCCGTCGGACGCGTTCGAACTGGACCCGGATTTCGTGCACAACGGCTACCTCTATACCACCTACAACTCGACCGACTCCCACGCCCGACTGTCACGATTCACCATGGTCAACGACACCGTTGATCCGAAATCCGAGAAGGTGCTGATCGATTCGGTGCAAACCGGATCGATGCATCAGGGCAACACCATGGCGTTCGGGCCCGACGGCAAGATCTATTTCGCGATGGGCGATGACAGCCTGAACACCAACGGCCAGGACTTGTCGAACATCTTCGGCAAAATTCTTCGGATCAATCCGGACGGCACCATCCCGCAGGACAATCCGTTCTACAACACCCCCGGCGCGCGCCAGGAGATCTACGCGCTGGGCATGCGCAACCCGTTCCGGATGACGTTCACCCCCACCGGCCAGCTGCTGGTGGGCGACGTCGGCGACGAATCCTGGGAAGAGCTCAACAACGTCGTCGCGGGCGGCAACTACGGCTGGCCGGTTCAGGAGGGGCCCTGTACGAGTTGCGCCTACGACAATCCGGTCTACGCCTACCCGCACACTCCCCCGCCGGGCCGCGCGGGTTCGATCACCTCGGTGATCGTGTACACCGGCACCGCGCTACCGGCCGAGTACCAGAACAAAGTATTCGTCGCCGACTACACGCTGCACTGGCTCAAGGCGCTGACCTTCGACTCCACCTACACCAATGTGATCGGCGAACAGCTCCTGGACACCGACGCAGGCACGACTGTGCAGATGCGGCAGGGTCCGGACGGCAATCTGTATCAGCTCAACATCTATCCCGGAGAGCTGTACCGGATCGCGGCGTCCGGCGGAAACCGCGCTCCCACAGCCGTTCTGACCGCGACCCCGACCAACGGGTACTCCCCGTTGAGCGTGCAGTTCTCCTCCGCAGGCTCCAGCGATCCAGATCCGGGGACCACACTGAGCTACAACTGGGACTTCGGGGACGGCGGCACGTCAGCGGCCGCGAACCCGGTGCGCACCTACAACACCGACGGCAGTTACACCGTCACGCTCACAGTCAGTGACGGGCAGCGGACCAACACCGCGAGCCAGAAGGTCGTCGTCGGCAGCACACCGCCGGATGTGCAGATCCTGACCCCGATCAACGACTCGCACTACAACGCCGGTGACGTCATCAGCTTCAGCGCCACGGCCACCGACGCGGAGGACGGCGCCCTGCCTGACAGCGCCTACAACTGGCGGGTGATCTTCCACCACGCCGACCACATCCACCCCTACGTGGACAGCGTCGTCGGACCCAGCGGCACCGTGTCGCTCGCCACCAACGAACACAACGTGGCCACCACGTGGTACGAGATCAGCCTCACCGTCACCGACAGCAGTGGACTGTCGACGACGAAGACGGTGAACATCAAACCCAACCTCGTGACATTGACGTTCACCAGCAACGACCCGGCCGCGGTGTACACCATCGACGGCATTCCGCACACGGGTACGTTCAGCCAGCAGGCAGTCGTCGGCGTCGTGCGACACCTCGACGCGGGCTCTCCGCAGACAGTCGTCGACGGGCAATTGATCTTCAACCGGTGGTCGGACGGCCTGAGTCAGCAGCACGAGATCTCCACGCCGGGAGGCGATTCCACCTACACGGTGTATTTCGACAAGACGCCGAGCAGTGTTTAA
- a CDS encoding helix-turn-helix domain-containing protein, with amino-acid sequence MPDGSISGRSSPPTQRVVAILDFLAKHPQDKFGLSELSRRLQLAKPTCLGIVTTLTESGYLVRDAADKTYRLGPSLITLGHLAQESLRVNPAARAELSRLSKTFETTAALAGVVDDRITLLELVGPPGSDVGVRVGQSYPFAPPVGLMFVLWDDEALRGWLGRAPTIPLRTETERLDRVIAECRTAGYLVERLTPGGRRLYALMAGMSSSMPDELRALLGELISDIGERVYLRSEAEGPGSRQRHDVSVISAPVYDHHHRQAMVVSLQIGRALTDFEIAKHAKGLVATADALTMQLGGTKPQW; translated from the coding sequence ATGCCGGACGGTTCCATATCTGGTCGATCATCGCCCCCCACGCAACGCGTGGTGGCGATCCTGGACTTCCTGGCCAAGCACCCGCAGGACAAGTTCGGCCTGTCGGAACTCTCCCGGAGATTGCAGCTTGCCAAGCCGACCTGCCTCGGCATCGTCACGACGCTGACCGAGTCGGGCTACCTCGTGCGGGACGCGGCCGACAAGACCTACCGGCTGGGGCCCAGCCTGATCACGCTCGGCCACCTCGCTCAGGAGTCGTTGCGGGTCAATCCGGCGGCGCGCGCCGAACTCAGCAGGCTGTCGAAGACTTTCGAGACCACAGCGGCGCTGGCCGGCGTCGTGGACGACCGGATCACGCTGCTCGAGTTGGTCGGACCACCCGGTTCCGATGTCGGAGTGCGGGTCGGGCAGAGCTACCCATTCGCCCCGCCGGTGGGCCTGATGTTCGTGCTGTGGGACGACGAAGCACTGCGCGGCTGGCTCGGCCGCGCGCCGACCATTCCGCTGCGGACGGAGACGGAGCGGCTGGACCGCGTCATCGCCGAATGCCGGACCGCGGGATACCTCGTCGAACGACTCACCCCCGGTGGCCGGCGGCTGTACGCGCTGATGGCGGGCATGTCCAGCTCGATGCCCGACGAACTGCGAGCCCTGCTGGGCGAATTGATCTCCGATATCGGTGAGCGGGTGTACCTGCGAAGCGAAGCCGAGGGGCCGGGGTCACGCCAGCGGCACGACGTCAGCGTCATCTCCGCACCCGTCTACGACCACCACCACCGGCAGGCGATGGTGGTGTCACTTCAGATCGGGCGGGCGCTCACCGATTTCGAAATCGCCAAGCATGCAAAAGGTTTGGTGGCAACCGCAGACGCGCTCACCATGCAACTGGGCGGCACCAAACCGCAGTGGTGA
- a CDS encoding acetaldehyde dehydrogenase (acetylating) translates to MAQKSSVAIVGSGNISTDLLYKLLRSEWLEPRWMIGIDPESEGLARARKLGLETSHEGVDWLLAQSEKPDLVFEATSAYVHRAAAPRYEEAGIRAIDLTPAAVGPGVIPPANLRAHLDAPNVNMVTCGGQATIPMVYAVSRVVDVPYAEIVASVSSASAGPGTRANIDEFTKTTSAGVEVIGGAKRGKAIIILNPADPPMIMRDTIFCAIPEDADHDAITQSIKDVVAEVQTYVPGYRLLNEPQFDEPSVVNGGNFVVTTFVEVEGAGDYLPPYAGNLDIMTAAATKVGEEIAKERASAGTGAQA, encoded by the coding sequence ATGGCCCAGAAGAGTTCGGTTGCCATTGTCGGGTCGGGCAACATCAGCACCGATCTGTTGTACAAGCTCCTTCGTTCGGAGTGGCTCGAGCCGCGCTGGATGATCGGCATCGATCCCGAGAGTGAGGGTCTGGCCCGGGCGCGCAAGCTCGGACTGGAGACCAGCCACGAGGGCGTGGACTGGCTGCTGGCGCAGTCGGAGAAGCCGGACCTGGTCTTCGAGGCCACCAGCGCCTATGTGCATCGGGCCGCCGCGCCCCGCTACGAAGAAGCCGGTATCCGCGCGATCGATCTGACCCCGGCCGCTGTCGGCCCCGGCGTGATCCCGCCGGCCAACCTGCGTGCGCACCTGGACGCCCCCAACGTCAACATGGTCACCTGCGGTGGCCAGGCCACGATCCCGATGGTCTACGCCGTCTCGCGTGTCGTGGACGTGCCCTACGCCGAGATCGTCGCGTCGGTGTCGTCGGCGTCGGCCGGCCCCGGTACCCGGGCCAACATCGACGAGTTCACCAAGACCACCAGTGCCGGTGTGGAGGTGATCGGCGGCGCGAAGCGCGGCAAGGCGATCATCATCCTGAATCCGGCTGATCCGCCAATGATCATGCGCGACACCATCTTCTGCGCGATCCCCGAGGACGCCGACCACGACGCGATCACCCAGTCCATCAAGGATGTGGTGGCCGAGGTGCAGACCTACGTGCCGGGCTACCGCTTGCTCAACGAGCCGCAGTTCGACGAGCCGTCGGTGGTCAACGGCGGCAACTTCGTCGTCACGACGTTCGTCGAAGTCGAGGGTGCGGGTGACTACCTGCCGCCGTACGCGGGAAACCTGGACATCATGACCGCCGCGGCCACCAAGGTCGGCGAGGAAATCGCGAAGGAACGGGCGTCGGCAGGAACGGGAGCGCAAGCATGA
- a CDS encoding sulfotransferase produces the protein MSDFLTVESLKASAVKATGMDDFGVDDDNYQEALSVLLESFRNEADLTELGSKMHRFFVRNALVARLVSEAAFKQYPEHVDVPIERPIFVTGLPRTGTTALHRLLCGDPRHQGLELWLAEFPQPRPPRESWKDNPVFQQIDAQFTKAHEENPDYTGLHYMTADEVEECWQLLRQSVHSVSYETLAHVPTYAQWLARQDWTKSYARHRKNLQLIGLNDPEKRWVLKNPSHLFALDAVFAVYPDALILQCHRPAETIMASMCSLAQHTTEGWSNTFKDEVIGADSLETWSRGLELFNTERAKHNPAQFYDVDYFELIREPISTVEKIYSHFGIELTDEARAAIQRTDEESKQGPRAPKHTYSLADYGLTEEQVKERFKGL, from the coding sequence ATGAGCGACTTTCTCACCGTCGAGAGTCTGAAGGCCTCGGCGGTCAAAGCCACCGGCATGGACGACTTCGGCGTCGATGACGACAACTATCAAGAAGCGCTGAGCGTGCTGCTCGAGTCGTTTCGCAACGAGGCGGACCTGACCGAACTCGGCAGCAAGATGCACCGGTTCTTCGTGCGGAATGCGTTGGTGGCCAGGCTCGTTTCCGAGGCTGCCTTCAAGCAGTACCCGGAGCACGTCGACGTGCCGATCGAGCGCCCGATCTTCGTCACCGGACTGCCGCGCACCGGTACCACCGCGTTGCACCGACTGCTGTGCGGAGATCCGCGGCACCAGGGCCTGGAGCTGTGGCTCGCAGAGTTCCCGCAGCCCCGCCCGCCGCGGGAATCCTGGAAGGACAACCCGGTCTTCCAGCAGATCGATGCACAGTTCACCAAGGCCCATGAGGAGAACCCGGATTACACGGGCCTGCATTACATGACCGCCGACGAGGTGGAGGAGTGCTGGCAGCTGCTGCGCCAGTCCGTGCACTCGGTGTCCTATGAGACGCTCGCGCACGTGCCCACGTACGCGCAATGGCTTGCGCGACAGGACTGGACCAAGTCGTACGCGCGGCATCGCAAGAACCTGCAGCTGATCGGACTCAACGATCCCGAGAAGCGTTGGGTTCTCAAGAATCCCAGCCATCTGTTCGCCCTCGACGCGGTGTTCGCCGTCTATCCGGATGCGCTGATCCTGCAGTGCCACCGGCCGGCGGAGACGATCATGGCCTCGATGTGCTCGCTGGCCCAGCACACCACCGAGGGCTGGTCGAACACGTTCAAAGACGAGGTCATCGGTGCCGACTCGTTGGAGACCTGGTCACGCGGACTGGAACTGTTCAACACCGAACGCGCCAAGCACAATCCGGCGCAGTTCTACGATGTCGACTACTTCGAGCTCATCCGCGAACCGATCAGCACCGTGGAAAAGATCTACTCGCACTTCGGTATCGAGCTGACCGATGAGGCGCGAGCGGCGATCCAGCGGACGGACGAGGAAAGCAAGCAGGGCCCGCGGGCGCCCAAGCACACCTACTCGCTGGCCGACTACGGTCTGACCGAGGAGCAGGTCAAGGAGCGCTTCAAGGGGCTGTAG
- a CDS encoding hemophore-related protein → MSIRRAVMAVLAAGAAGAVVSMPSAVADPAPAPAPAAATDCSAAGLSATISSVTKNLSDYFAVHPDANEALLDATRQSAFSAVGAFNTYFNDHPDQANDIRAIKAPLVDFKDRCGLQVEPAEALVVIGEL, encoded by the coding sequence ATGTCCATACGTCGTGCCGTTATGGCAGTGCTGGCCGCGGGTGCGGCCGGCGCGGTTGTGTCGATGCCGTCCGCTGTTGCCGATCCCGCGCCCGCGCCTGCCCCTGCGGCGGCAACCGACTGCTCGGCAGCGGGTCTGTCGGCCACGATCAGCTCGGTGACCAAGAATCTCTCCGACTACTTCGCCGTACATCCGGACGCCAATGAGGCGCTGCTCGACGCCACCCGGCAGTCGGCTTTCAGCGCGGTCGGGGCGTTCAACACCTACTTCAACGACCACCCGGACCAGGCCAATGACATCCGGGCCATCAAGGCGCCGCTGGTGGACTTCAAGGACCGGTGCGGCCTGCAGGTGGAGCCCGCCGAAGCGCTGGTCGTCATCGGCGAGCTGTAG
- a CDS encoding SDR family oxidoreductase, whose amino-acid sequence MAGLLENKVVVISGVGPALGTTLARRCAEEGADLVLAARTVGRLDDVAKQVTDLGRRALSVGTDITDEAQVDNLVKETLAAYGKVDVLINNAFKVPSMKPFANTSFDHIRETVELTVLGALRLIQSFTPALVEAKGSVVNVNSMVLRHSDPKQGAYKLAKAALLSMSQSLASELGPQGIRVNSVLPGYIWGGTLQGYFEHQAGKYGTTVDEIYKAAAVNSDLKRLPTEDEVASAILFMASDLSNGITGQTLDVNCGEYHN is encoded by the coding sequence ATGGCCGGCTTGCTCGAGAACAAGGTCGTCGTGATCAGTGGCGTCGGCCCCGCGCTGGGCACCACACTGGCGCGCCGATGTGCCGAGGAAGGCGCCGACCTGGTGTTGGCGGCACGTACGGTCGGGCGTCTGGACGATGTGGCCAAGCAGGTCACCGACCTCGGCCGCCGCGCGCTGTCGGTGGGCACCGACATCACCGACGAGGCTCAGGTCGACAACCTGGTCAAGGAGACCCTGGCGGCCTACGGCAAGGTCGACGTGTTGATCAACAATGCGTTCAAGGTGCCGTCGATGAAGCCCTTCGCCAACACCTCGTTCGACCACATCCGCGAGACGGTGGAGCTCACGGTGCTCGGCGCGCTGCGGCTGATCCAGAGCTTCACCCCGGCATTGGTCGAGGCCAAGGGCTCGGTGGTCAACGTCAACTCGATGGTGCTCCGGCACTCCGACCCCAAGCAGGGCGCCTACAAGCTGGCCAAAGCGGCGTTGCTGTCGATGTCTCAGTCGCTGGCAAGTGAACTCGGGCCCCAGGGCATCCGCGTGAATTCGGTTCTGCCCGGCTACATCTGGGGTGGCACATTGCAGGGCTATTTCGAGCATCAGGCCGGGAAGTACGGCACGACCGTCGACGAGATCTACAAGGCCGCCGCGGTCAACAGCGATCTCAAGCGGCTACCCACCGAGGACGAGGTCGCCTCGGCGATCCTGTTCATGGCCAGCGATCTGTCCAACGGCATCACCGGCCAGACCCTGGACGTCAATTGCGGGGAGTATCACAACTGA
- a CDS encoding RecQ family ATP-dependent DNA helicase: protein MTATRADAQKILEQLAGPQAVLRDDQWTAIEALVVHRRRALVVQRTGWGKSAVYFVAAKLLREDGRGPTVIVSPLLALMRNQVSAAQRAGVRAATINSGNVTEWDDIHRQVADGDLDVLLVSPERLNNPEFRVQVLPSLAADAGLVVVDEAHCVSDWGHDFRPDYRRIRTLIAELGSGVPVLATTATANDRVVGDVAAQLGVGGGDTLVLRGGLDRESLHLSVVKIPTAAGRAAWIAAQLSSLEGSGIIYTLTVAAARDLAVVLREQGHQVAAYTGASDPAEREQMEVDLLDNRVKALVATSALGMGFDKPDLGFVIHLGAPQSPIAYYQQVGRAGRATARAEVILLPGREDAEIWSYFASVAFPPEALVRKVISALEPDRPLSTPALEPLVDLGRNRLEMVLKVLDVDGAVQRVKGGWIGTGQQWTYDEERYRTLDAARRREQQAMLDYQNSTSCRMAFLRAQLDDPELSAQDRCGRCDNCAGSRFIADVDESALVAANDRLQQCGVELAPRRIWPTGMAKLGVDVSGRIDDGPLEGRAIGRLTDLGWGTRLRRLLDAPDGPVPDEFVRAAFAVLADWPWDTRPEAVMGLDSSSHPILIRSVVERLGQAGRLTDLGTLHYRPTRRPVTAVNSAYRVAALHDAWQEPDFTALQQVPRAVLLVDDLTDTGWTFTTAARCLRRAGVSEVLPFALAGVS, encoded by the coding sequence ATGACCGCGACCCGCGCTGACGCCCAGAAGATCCTCGAGCAGTTGGCCGGCCCGCAGGCGGTGCTGCGCGATGACCAGTGGACGGCCATCGAGGCTCTGGTGGTGCACCGGCGGCGGGCTCTGGTCGTGCAACGCACCGGCTGGGGCAAGTCGGCTGTCTACTTCGTCGCCGCCAAGTTGCTGCGTGAAGACGGCCGCGGGCCGACGGTGATCGTGTCACCACTGCTGGCTCTCATGCGTAACCAGGTGAGCGCCGCGCAGCGCGCGGGCGTTCGGGCGGCGACCATCAACTCCGGCAACGTCACCGAGTGGGACGACATCCACCGCCAAGTCGCCGACGGTGATCTCGACGTGCTGCTGGTCAGCCCGGAGCGGTTGAACAATCCGGAATTCCGCGTCCAGGTGCTGCCCTCGTTGGCCGCCGACGCAGGCTTGGTGGTGGTGGACGAGGCGCACTGCGTCTCCGACTGGGGACATGATTTCCGGCCGGACTACCGCCGTATCAGAACGTTGATCGCCGAATTGGGTTCCGGCGTACCGGTGTTGGCCACCACGGCGACGGCCAACGACCGGGTGGTCGGCGATGTGGCGGCCCAGCTGGGCGTCGGTGGCGGTGACACGCTGGTGCTGCGTGGCGGCCTGGACCGCGAGTCGCTTCATCTGTCGGTCGTGAAAATCCCCACCGCTGCCGGGCGCGCGGCCTGGATTGCGGCGCAGCTCAGTTCGCTGGAGGGGTCCGGCATCATCTACACCCTGACCGTCGCCGCCGCTCGCGATCTGGCGGTGGTCCTGCGGGAGCAGGGTCATCAGGTTGCCGCCTACACCGGCGCCTCCGACCCCGCTGAGCGGGAGCAGATGGAGGTCGACCTCCTCGATAACCGGGTCAAGGCCCTGGTGGCCACCTCCGCGCTCGGCATGGGATTCGACAAACCCGATCTGGGTTTCGTCATCCACCTCGGGGCACCGCAGTCACCGATCGCGTACTACCAGCAGGTGGGGCGCGCCGGCCGCGCCACCGCCCGCGCCGAGGTGATCCTGCTTCCCGGGCGTGAGGACGCCGAGATATGGAGCTATTTCGCCTCTGTCGCATTCCCGCCGGAAGCATTGGTGCGCAAGGTGATCAGCGCACTGGAGCCGGATCGTCCGCTGTCGACACCCGCGCTGGAACCGCTCGTCGACCTGGGCCGCAACCGGCTCGAGATGGTGCTCAAGGTGCTCGATGTCGACGGCGCGGTGCAACGGGTGAAGGGCGGCTGGATCGGTACCGGCCAGCAGTGGACCTATGACGAAGAGCGTTATCGGACGCTGGACGCGGCCCGGCGCCGCGAACAGCAGGCCATGCTCGACTATCAGAACTCGACGAGCTGCCGGATGGCTTTCCTCCGTGCGCAATTGGACGATCCGGAACTGTCAGCACAGGATCGCTGCGGCCGGTGCGACAACTGCGCCGGATCCCGGTTCATCGCCGATGTCGACGAGAGTGCGCTCGTCGCGGCCAACGACCGGCTGCAGCAGTGCGGTGTCGAGCTGGCGCCGCGGCGGATATGGCCCACCGGCATGGCCAAACTCGGGGTCGACGTGAGCGGTCGTATCGACGACGGGCCGCTGGAGGGCCGCGCGATCGGGCGGCTCACAGATCTGGGCTGGGGCACCCGGTTGCGCCGGCTGCTGGATGCGCCGGACGGTCCGGTCCCCGACGAGTTCGTCCGCGCCGCGTTCGCCGTATTGGCGGACTGGCCGTGGGATACCCGACCCGAGGCCGTCATGGGACTCGACTCGTCGAGTCATCCGATCCTGATCCGTTCCGTCGTCGAACGTCTGGGGCAAGCGGGGCGGCTGACGGATCTGGGAACACTTCACTACCGCCCGACGCGGCGGCCGGTTACGGCCGTGAACTCGGCCTACCGGGTCGCGGCGTTGCACGACGCCTGGCAGGAGCCCGACTTCACTGCACTGCAGCAGGTTCCGCGGGCGGTGCTTCTGGTCGACGACCTCACCGACACCGGCTGGACGTTCACCACCGCGGCGCGCTGCCTGCGTCGGGCCGGTGTGTCGGAAGTACTGCCGTTCGCGCTCGCAGGCGTCAGTTAA
- a CDS encoding 2-keto-4-pentenoate hydratase: MLSVSTREELAADLAEAERSRVPMTPLTAKYPDIDVVDAYEIQLINIRQRIAEGARVVGHKVGLSSEAMQKMMGVDEPDYGHLLADMEVFEDQPVPAGRFLFPRVEVEVGFILADDLPGAGCTEDDVLAATAAFAPAIELIDTRITDWKIALCDTIADNASSAGYVLGKERVSPKDVDIKGIDAVLTRNGEVVAEGRSDAVLGNPVTAVAWLARKVESFGVRLKAGDIVLPGSCTRAIDCRPGDQFVADFAGLGSVRLSFE, translated from the coding sequence ATGCTGAGCGTTTCGACGCGCGAAGAGCTTGCCGCCGACCTTGCCGAGGCGGAGCGCAGTCGCGTCCCGATGACGCCGTTGACGGCCAAATACCCCGATATCGACGTGGTCGACGCCTACGAAATCCAGCTGATCAACATTCGGCAGCGCATCGCCGAAGGCGCCCGGGTGGTCGGTCACAAGGTCGGCCTGTCGTCGGAGGCCATGCAGAAGATGATGGGCGTCGACGAGCCCGACTACGGCCATCTGCTGGCCGACATGGAGGTGTTCGAGGACCAGCCGGTTCCCGCGGGTCGCTTCCTGTTCCCGCGCGTCGAGGTCGAGGTCGGATTCATCCTCGCCGACGACCTGCCCGGTGCCGGGTGCACCGAGGACGACGTGCTGGCGGCCACCGCGGCGTTCGCCCCGGCGATCGAACTCATCGACACCCGGATCACGGACTGGAAGATCGCGCTGTGCGACACCATCGCCGACAACGCGTCGTCGGCGGGCTATGTACTCGGCAAGGAGCGCGTCTCGCCCAAAGACGTTGATATCAAGGGTATCGACGCGGTGCTCACCCGCAACGGTGAAGTGGTGGCCGAAGGCCGCAGCGACGCCGTGCTGGGCAATCCGGTCACCGCGGTCGCGTGGCTGGCCCGCAAGGTCGAGAGCTTCGGGGTGCGGCTGAAGGCAGGCGACATCGTCCTGCCGGGCTCGTGCACCCGGGCCATCGATTGCCGCCCCGGCGATCAGTTCGTCGCCGACTTCGCCGGGCTGGGTTCAGTCCGGCTGTCCTTCGAGTAA